The genomic DNA GTGGTCACACGCGCTGCCTCCGAAAGCCACCTCGGGGAGGATCTGGTCCGGCAGGTCTTCTCGCAGCCCCGTCCGCTGGCCATTGCCGCCGCGGTGCTCCTGGTGTTTGCCGTCACCCCTGGGCTACCGGCCTTGCCCTTCTTTGTGCTGGCGGCGCTGGTGGGAATGGCCGCATCGAGTGCCCGCCGCAACCTGCAGAAACTTCAGTCCGCCGAGGCGCAGGCCAAACAAAAGGCGGAGGCGGGAAAGAAGCGGCCCGCCGAAGAGGGGGTGGAGCGCTACCTCTACGTAGACCCCATGGAGCTGGAGATCGGCTATCGCCTCATCCCCATTGTGGACCCGGAGCACGGAGGCGACCTCCTCCATCGCATCACCATGATCCGCCGGCAGTGCGCTCTGGAGCTCGGCATCATCGTGCCGCCGATCCGCATCCGGGACAACATCCAGTTGCCTCCCAACAGGTACGTAATGCGGATCCGCGGCACGCAGGTGGCCGAGGGGGAACTGATGCCCGGATACTATCTGGCCCTCGAGTCGGGGACGCTGGCCTCTCGCGTGGAGGGAATCCCGACTAAGGATCCGGCCTTCGGGCTTCCTGGGCTGTGGATCCCTGAGGTGCGGAAGGAGCAGGCGGAACGTGCGGGCTACACCGTTGTGGAGCCAGCAGCCGTCCTTGCCACGCATCTCAAGGAGGTGATTCGCCAGAACGCACACCGCCTCCTCACGCGCCAGGAGGTGAGCCGTTTGATCGAGGGCGTCAAGAAAGAGAATCAGGCTCTGGTGGATGAGTTGATCCCCGGCCTGCTCAGTTTGGGCCAGGTCCAAAAGGTGCTGCAGAACCTGCTCCGCGAGCGGGTCTCAATCCGCAATCTGGTGACCATCCTGGAGGCCCTGGCCGACAGCGCTCCCATGACCAAGGATCCCGATATCCTCACCGAATACGTGCGCAACGCCCTGGCGCCGGAGATCCATCGTCCGTACGTGGCGGAGGACGGGCGGCTTTATGCCATCACCCTCGACCCCGCCCTGGAGAAGGTCGTCACCGATGGTGTTCGCCACTCCGAGAGGGTAAGCGCGCCGGATCTGCCGCAACCGGTGCTCCGGCAACTTTACGACAATCTGCAGAAGCAGGTGGATCGGATGACCAGAGAGGGCCACGTCCCCCTGGTTCTCTGTTCGCCCGTGGTGCGGCCCTACTTCCGTAAGTTGGTGGAGCCGGTCTTCCCGTCGCTGGCTGTGTTGTCGTACACCGAACTTCCGCCGCAGCTGGAGGTACGTACGGTTTCCATCCTGAGGCTGAGCCATGATCATCAAGCGGTTCACAGCCAAGTCCACAGCTGAGGCCCTCGCCCTCGCCAGGAGGGAGCTGGGGGAGGAAGCAGTGATCCTCCACACCCGTCGGGTACCGGAAGGGAATCCCTTCGGGCTTCCGGCCGGGATGATCGAGGTGACCGTAGGGGTGGAGGAGGCCGAAGACCGCCGTCCCGACGCCGGCGTCCCGTTCCGGGAGACAGCCGGTGCCGCCGTGGCCCCGCGTGAGATCGCCGAGCTGCGAAAGGAGCTGGAATCGCTGCGCGACAGCATCCGCCGCCTGGCCAGCTCTGGCCTGCGCAACTCCGGACAGCGTACTCCCGCCTATCCCGACTCTCTTTTGGCTCAAGGCCTGGAGCCAGCTCTGGTCCAGGAACTGTCCGAAGCGGTCGGGGAGAGCGCACAGGATCGCTCCCTGTGGGTTCGAGCTCTGGCCGAGAGGCTCACGACTTCCGGGGGGCTCGGCAGCCGCCAGCTCGGGCCCTACATCGTGGTCCTCATCGGTCCCACCGGGGTGGGGAAGACAACCACCCTTGCGAAGCTGGCGGCGCAAAAGAAGATCTTCGAGGACAAGCGGGTGGCCTTCGTCACCGCAGACACCTACCGGATCGCCGCGATCGAGCAGCTCCGGACGTTCGCCGACATCGCGGACATCCC from candidate division KSB1 bacterium includes the following:
- the flhA gene encoding flagellar biosynthesis protein FlhA, with amino-acid sequence MAQAAATGLRPMRLARQSDVYLAIGVLTILAVMVVPLPTPLLDLLLAFNISFSLIVLLVSMYITQPLQFSIFPSLLLVATLFRLSLNVASTRLILGEGYAGRVITAFGTFVVKGNYVVGIIIFLILVVIQFVVITKGAGRVAEVAARFTLDAMPGKQMAIDADLNAGLIDEQEARRRREEIAREADFYGAMDGASKFVRGDAVAGLVITAVNILGGFVVGVVQRGLSFGEALRTYTILTVGDGLVSQIPALIVSTAAGIVVTRAASESHLGEDLVRQVFSQPRPLAIAAAVLLVFAVTPGLPALPFFVLAALVGMAASSARRNLQKLQSAEAQAKQKAEAGKKRPAEEGVERYLYVDPMELEIGYRLIPIVDPEHGGDLLHRITMIRRQCALELGIIVPPIRIRDNIQLPPNRYVMRIRGTQVAEGELMPGYYLALESGTLASRVEGIPTKDPAFGLPGLWIPEVRKEQAERAGYTVVEPAAVLATHLKEVIRQNAHRLLTRQEVSRLIEGVKKENQALVDELIPGLLSLGQVQKVLQNLLRERVSIRNLVTILEALADSAPMTKDPDILTEYVRNALAPEIHRPYVAEDGRLYAITLDPALEKVVTDGVRHSERVSAPDLPQPVLRQLYDNLQKQVDRMTREGHVPLVLCSPVVRPYFRKLVEPVFPSLAVLSYTELPPQLEVRTVSILRLSHDHQAVHSQVHS
- the flhF gene encoding flagellar biosynthesis protein FlhF; its protein translation is MIIKRFTAKSTAEALALARRELGEEAVILHTRRVPEGNPFGLPAGMIEVTVGVEEAEDRRPDAGVPFRETAGAAVAPREIAELRKELESLRDSIRRLASSGLRNSGQRTPAYPDSLLAQGLEPALVQELSEAVGESAQDRSLWVRALAERLTTSGGLGSRQLGPYIVVLIGPTGVGKTTTLAKLAAQKKIFEDKRVAFVTADTYRIAAIEQLRTFADIADIPIEVVYTPAEVPGALRRFRYLDYVFVDTAGRSQRNQEHLAELRALVSALEPDEIHLVLSLTSQPRVLVEVVEQFSCVPITHLLFTKLDESGDWVPMANLAWRYKKPISYITNGQCVPEDIVVADALKIAECIIPQEL